A stretch of Thermus neutrinimicus DNA encodes these proteins:
- the ruvA gene encoding Holliday junction branch migration protein RuvA — protein MIRYLEGTVLKKGEGGFLLLVKGVGFLVQAPQAFLQSLKEGQEVAVHTHLQLREEGLALFGFPDEESLLLFELLLSVSGVGPKVALSLLSALTPRLLAQALAQGDLRLLTAASGVGRRLAERIALELKGKVPPSLLTGEKVESQGAEEAILALTALGFKEGQARGVVLDLLAKNPSATAQELIKEALKRLR, from the coding sequence AAAGGGGGAAGGGGGCTTCCTCCTCCTGGTGAAGGGGGTGGGCTTCCTGGTGCAAGCCCCCCAGGCCTTTCTGCAAAGCCTAAAGGAAGGCCAGGAGGTGGCGGTCCACACCCACCTGCAACTGAGGGAGGAGGGCCTAGCCCTCTTTGGCTTCCCCGACGAGGAAAGCCTCCTCCTCTTTGAGCTCCTCCTCTCGGTGAGCGGGGTGGGGCCCAAGGTGGCCCTCTCCCTCCTCTCCGCCCTCACCCCCAGGCTCCTGGCCCAAGCCCTGGCCCAGGGGGACCTGCGCCTCCTCACCGCGGCCAGCGGGGTGGGGAGAAGGCTTGCCGAGAGGATCGCCCTGGAGCTCAAGGGGAAGGTGCCCCCAAGCCTCCTCACCGGGGAGAAAGTGGAAAGCCAAGGGGCGGAGGAGGCGATTCTGGCCCTCACCGCCTTGGGTTTCAAGGAGGGCCAGGCCCGGGGGGTGGTCTTGGACCTCTTGGCCAAGAACCCCTCGGCCACGGCCCAGGAGCTCATCAAGGAGGCCCTGAAGCGGTTGCGCTGA
- a CDS encoding chlorite dismutase family protein, which translates to MLRLWGFSLYRLLPEFRRLEAEHQEHLKEEFAQFLSRWQEREGFLRVYSLVGLSPEADFLLWQGASHPRALQALRREMHRTRLMGFLEPAGLHLDRGEGEPSGGFLALFPFGLEGGLPEGVRAFPGEGLLALEGPWEVLFPLALRQGGYLAAHRTPGELLDEL; encoded by the coding sequence ATGCTACGCCTTTGGGGGTTCAGCCTCTACAGGCTTTTGCCGGAGTTCCGCCGCCTCGAGGCCGAGCACCAGGAGCACCTCAAGGAGGAGTTCGCCCAGTTCCTGAGCCGCTGGCAGGAAAGGGAGGGCTTCCTCCGGGTTTACAGCCTGGTGGGGCTTTCCCCTGAGGCCGACTTCCTCCTCTGGCAAGGGGCCTCGCACCCCCGGGCCCTCCAGGCCCTGAGGCGGGAGATGCACCGCACCCGCCTCATGGGGTTTCTGGAGCCGGCGGGCCTCCACCTGGACCGGGGGGAGGGGGAGCCCTCGGGGGGGTTTTTGGCCCTTTTCCCCTTCGGCCTGGAGGGGGGCTTGCCCGAGGGGGTGAGGGCCTTCCCGGGGGAGGGGCTTTTGGCCCTGGAGGGGCCCTGGGAGGTGCTCTTTCCCCTGGCCCTGCGACAAGGGGGGTACCTGGCTGCTCACCGCACCCCTGGGGAACTTCTGGACGAGCTTTAA
- the hemQ gene encoding hydrogen peroxide-dependent heme synthase, with translation MGGYIPEPTFTLEGWHILHDFRRLDYPAWFSAPQEERQAAWAELKEILEEWEEVEAEGRGSFGVYQVITHKADLLFLNLRENLDALLEVEARLNRSLFARYLSPAYGFYSVVELGSQTGPLDPEAPYVKPRLTPKVPKTGYVCFYPMNKRRQGQDNWYLLPAKERAELMKAHGETGRKYQGKVLQVISGSQGLDDWEWGVDLFSEDPLQFKKIVYEMRFDEVSARFGEFGPFYVGKRLSPEALARFLEVG, from the coding sequence ATGGGAGGTTACATACCTGAGCCCACCTTTACCCTCGAGGGCTGGCACATCCTCCACGACTTCCGCCGCTTGGACTATCCCGCCTGGTTCTCCGCCCCCCAGGAGGAACGGCAGGCCGCCTGGGCGGAGCTTAAGGAGATCCTCGAGGAGTGGGAGGAGGTGGAGGCGGAGGGCAGGGGGTCCTTCGGCGTGTACCAGGTGATCACCCACAAGGCTGACCTCCTCTTCCTAAACCTGAGGGAAAACCTGGATGCCCTTCTGGAGGTGGAGGCCCGGCTCAACAGGAGCCTTTTCGCCCGCTACCTAAGCCCCGCCTACGGGTTTTACTCCGTGGTGGAGCTGGGAAGCCAGACCGGTCCCTTGGACCCCGAGGCCCCCTACGTCAAGCCCCGCCTGACCCCTAAGGTGCCCAAGACGGGCTACGTGTGCTTCTACCCCATGAACAAGCGCCGCCAGGGCCAGGACAACTGGTACCTCCTCCCCGCCAAGGAGCGGGCGGAGCTCATGAAGGCCCACGGGGAGACGGGAAGGAAGTACCAGGGAAAGGTCTTGCAGGTGATCAGCGGCTCCCAGGGCCTGGACGACTGGGAGTGGGGGGTGGACCTCTTCAGCGAGGATCCCCTCCAGTTCAAGAAGATCGTGTACGAGATGCGCTTTGACGAGGTATCCGCCCGCTTTGGGGAGTTCGGGCCCTTCTACGTGGGCAAGCGCCTCAGCCCAGAGGCCCTGGCCCGCTTCCTGGAGGTGGGGTAG
- a CDS encoding mechanosensitive ion channel family protein — translation MVALHVALALLLAWLLGRYGARALNALGRLTPTEGDDRFFRALGLLWWGVVALLALSYLAHALAWPLEPLATWGKALAQWLGSRGLAVLAVLGLTFLAYRLMPLLLARLPEPEGELTREAVRRKTLRAVADSVLKVAILTLGGLFLLSNLGFNVTALLAGAGVVGLAVSFAAQNLIRDFINGFFILLEDQYGVGDIVLLNGVGGQVERFNLRLTVLRDLEGRVHFIPNSEVRQVTVLTQEWSRAVVDVGVAYKEDVDRVLRVFQDEVERFYGDPQWQDRFTAPPEVLGVQDLGQSAVVIRVLFSTKPAQQWAVAREFRRRIKNRLDQEGIEIPFPHQKLYFGEPLRLEKGA, via the coding sequence ATGGTGGCCCTACACGTAGCCCTTGCCCTTCTCCTGGCCTGGCTCTTGGGCCGCTACGGAGCCAGGGCCCTGAACGCCCTAGGGCGCCTCACCCCCACGGAGGGGGACGACCGCTTCTTCCGGGCCCTGGGCCTCCTCTGGTGGGGGGTGGTGGCCCTCCTGGCCCTCAGCTACCTGGCCCACGCCCTCGCCTGGCCCCTCGAGCCCCTGGCCACCTGGGGAAAGGCCCTCGCCCAGTGGCTGGGAAGCCGGGGCCTGGCCGTTTTGGCGGTGTTGGGCCTCACCTTCCTGGCCTACCGCCTCATGCCCCTCCTCCTGGCCCGGCTTCCCGAGCCCGAAGGGGAGCTCACCCGGGAGGCGGTGCGGCGCAAAACCCTTAGGGCGGTGGCGGATTCCGTGCTTAAGGTGGCCATCCTCACCCTGGGGGGGCTCTTCCTCCTTTCCAACCTGGGCTTCAACGTCACCGCCCTCCTGGCGGGGGCCGGGGTGGTGGGCCTGGCGGTGAGCTTCGCCGCCCAGAACCTGATCCGGGACTTCATTAACGGGTTTTTCATCCTTCTGGAGGACCAGTATGGGGTGGGGGATATCGTGCTCCTCAACGGGGTGGGGGGGCAGGTGGAGCGCTTCAACCTGCGCCTCACCGTGCTCCGGGACCTGGAGGGCCGGGTCCACTTCATCCCCAACTCCGAGGTCCGCCAGGTGACGGTCCTCACCCAGGAGTGGAGCCGGGCGGTGGTGGACGTGGGGGTGGCCTACAAGGAGGACGTGGACCGGGTCCTAAGGGTCTTCCAGGACGAGGTGGAGCGCTTCTATGGGGATCCCCAGTGGCAGGACCGGTTCACCGCTCCCCCCGAGGTCCTGGGGGTGCAGGACCTGGGGCAAAGCGCCGTGGTCATCCGGGTCCTCTTCAGCACCAAGCCCGCCCAGCAGTGGGCGGTGGCCCGGGAGTTCCGCCGCCGCATCAAAAACCGCCTGGACCAGGAAGGGATCGAGATCCCCTTCCCCCACCAGAAGCTTTACTTCGGCGAACCCCTTAGGCTGGAAAAAGGAGCGTGA
- a CDS encoding RelA/SpoT family protein, translating to MVVSVPALWEKLAPLLDYLPAGEREKVREAYLFAEEAHRGQVRKSGEPYITHPVAVAEILASLRMDADTVMAGLLHDTLEDCGVAPEELERRFGPGVRRLVEGETKVSKLYKLANLEGEEKRAEDLRQMFIAMAEDVRIIIVKLADRLHNLRTLEHMPPEKKRRIAQETLEIYAPLAHRLGMGQLKWELEDLSFRYLHPEAYHALLSRIQETQEAREEIIRKAMAALEEALRRDELLQAQLQGFEVTGRPKHLYSIWKKMEREGKALEQIYDLLAVRVILDPKPAPTEEGKALREKQVCYHVLGLVHALWQPIPGRVKDYIAVPKPNGYQSLHTTVIALEGLPLEVQIRTQKMHRIAEYGIAAHWLYKEGLTDPEELKRRVSWLKSIQEWQQEFSSSREFVEAVTRDLLGGRVFVFTPKGRIINLPKGATPVDFAYHIHTEVGHHMVGAKVNGRIVPLSYELQNGEIVEILTSKNAHPSKDWLEFAKTRSAKSKIRQYFRTQERQETLERGQNLLERYLKRRGLPKPSDSQLEEAARRLGLTPSPEELYLALVLNRLTPKQVAEKLYPKALLKPEKPKPPPRNEWGIRLEQDLQAPIRLASCCEPMKGDAILGFVTRGRGVTIHRADCPNLRRILQGPEADRVMGAYWEGVGGKVATLEVLAQDRAGLLRDVMQVVAEAGKSALGSETRILGPLARIRLRLILQDGERESLVQAIKGVKSVQEVRWV from the coding sequence ATGGTGGTATCCGTCCCGGCCCTTTGGGAAAAGCTTGCGCCCCTTCTAGATTACCTCCCGGCAGGGGAGCGGGAAAAGGTGCGGGAGGCCTACCTCTTCGCCGAAGAGGCCCACCGGGGCCAAGTGCGGAAAAGCGGGGAGCCCTACATCACCCATCCGGTGGCGGTGGCGGAGATCCTGGCCTCCTTGCGCATGGATGCGGATACGGTGATGGCGGGCCTCCTCCACGACACCCTGGAGGACTGCGGGGTGGCCCCCGAGGAGCTGGAAAGGCGCTTTGGCCCTGGGGTGCGCAGGCTGGTGGAGGGGGAGACCAAGGTCAGCAAGCTCTACAAGCTGGCCAACCTCGAGGGGGAGGAAAAGCGGGCCGAGGACCTCCGCCAGATGTTCATCGCCATGGCGGAGGACGTGCGCATCATCATCGTGAAGCTGGCGGACCGCCTCCACAACCTCCGCACCCTGGAGCACATGCCTCCCGAGAAAAAACGGCGCATCGCCCAGGAAACCCTGGAGATCTACGCCCCCCTGGCCCACCGCCTGGGGATGGGGCAGCTTAAGTGGGAGCTGGAGGACCTCTCCTTCCGCTACCTGCACCCCGAGGCCTACCACGCCCTCCTCTCCCGCATCCAGGAAACCCAGGAGGCCCGGGAAGAGATCATCCGCAAGGCCATGGCGGCCCTGGAGGAAGCCCTAAGGCGGGACGAACTACTCCAGGCCCAGCTCCAAGGCTTTGAGGTGACGGGCCGCCCCAAGCATCTCTACTCCATCTGGAAGAAGATGGAGCGGGAGGGGAAGGCCCTGGAGCAGATCTACGACCTGCTGGCGGTCCGGGTCATCCTGGACCCCAAGCCCGCCCCCACAGAGGAGGGCAAGGCCCTGAGGGAAAAGCAGGTCTGCTACCACGTGCTGGGCCTGGTCCACGCCCTGTGGCAACCCATCCCCGGAAGGGTCAAGGACTACATCGCCGTCCCCAAGCCCAACGGCTACCAGTCCCTCCACACCACGGTCATCGCCCTGGAAGGGCTTCCCCTGGAGGTGCAGATCCGCACCCAGAAGATGCACCGCATCGCCGAGTACGGGATCGCCGCCCACTGGCTTTACAAGGAGGGCCTCACCGACCCTGAGGAGCTAAAACGGCGGGTTTCCTGGCTTAAAAGCATCCAGGAGTGGCAGCAGGAGTTTTCCAGTTCCCGGGAGTTCGTGGAGGCGGTGACCCGGGACCTATTGGGCGGGAGGGTCTTCGTCTTCACCCCCAAGGGGCGGATCATCAACCTGCCCAAGGGGGCTACCCCCGTGGACTTCGCCTACCACATCCACACGGAGGTGGGGCACCACATGGTGGGGGCCAAGGTGAACGGGCGCATCGTTCCCCTCTCCTACGAGTTGCAAAACGGGGAGATCGTGGAGATCCTCACCAGCAAAAACGCCCACCCCTCCAAGGACTGGCTGGAGTTCGCCAAGACCCGGAGCGCCAAGAGCAAGATCCGCCAGTACTTCCGCACCCAGGAGCGCCAGGAAACCCTGGAACGGGGGCAGAACCTCCTGGAGCGCTACCTGAAGCGCCGCGGCCTCCCCAAGCCCAGCGACAGCCAGCTGGAGGAGGCCGCCAGGAGGCTGGGCCTCACCCCTTCCCCTGAGGAGCTTTACCTGGCCCTGGTCCTAAACCGCCTCACCCCCAAGCAGGTGGCGGAAAAGCTTTACCCCAAGGCCCTCCTCAAGCCGGAGAAGCCCAAGCCACCCCCCAGGAACGAGTGGGGGATCCGCCTGGAGCAGGACCTGCAGGCCCCCATCCGCCTGGCCTCCTGTTGCGAGCCCATGAAGGGGGACGCCATCCTGGGCTTCGTTACCCGGGGCCGGGGGGTTACCATCCACCGGGCGGACTGCCCCAACCTGCGCCGCATCCTCCAGGGGCCGGAGGCCGACCGGGTCATGGGGGCCTACTGGGAGGGGGTGGGGGGGAAGGTGGCCACCCTCGAGGTCCTGGCCCAGGACCGCGCCGGCCTCCTGCGGGACGTGATGCAGGTGGTGGCCGAGGCGGGGAAGAGCGCCTTGGGCTCGGAAACCCGGATCCTTGGCCCCTTGGCCCGCATCCGCCTCCGCCTCATCCTTCAGGATGGGGAGCGGGAATCCCTGGTCCAGGCCATAAAGGGCGTGAAAAGCGTGCAGGAGGTGCGCTGGGTCTAG
- a CDS encoding secondary thiamine-phosphate synthase enzyme YjbQ translates to MKAIRISTPKEGLVNITRQVEEALAGHTGLVYLFVPHTTCGLTVQEGADPHVAHDLMARLEELAPRVHPKDRHAEGNSHAHLKSLLTGVHLLLPAEGGRLRLGRWQQVFLAEFDGPRMREVWLKLL, encoded by the coding sequence ATGAAGGCCATCCGCATCTCCACCCCCAAGGAGGGCTTGGTGAACATCACCCGCCAGGTGGAGGAGGCTTTGGCCGGACACACCGGCTTGGTCTACCTCTTCGTTCCCCACACCACCTGTGGCCTGACCGTACAGGAGGGGGCGGACCCCCATGTGGCCCACGACCTCATGGCCCGCCTGGAGGAGCTGGCCCCCAGGGTGCATCCCAAGGACCGGCATGCGGAGGGGAACTCCCACGCCCACCTGAAAAGCCTCCTCACCGGGGTGCACCTCCTCCTCCCTGCGGAGGGAGGAAGGCTTCGGCTTGGCCGCTGGCAGCAGGTGTTCCTGGCGGAGTTCGACGGGCCGAGGATGCGGGAGGTTTGGCTAAAGCTCCTCTAG
- a CDS encoding class I SAM-dependent methyltransferase — protein sequence MPKASVRMAYAYDRLRAYPPEVAGRIATAIGNALGVRGEEAVLLELGVGTGRIALPLIARGYRYLALDKDPAMLEVFRQKAAGVMRKVRLIEADARAIPLPDESVHGVIVVHLWHLLPDWPRALAEALRVLKPGGVLLEGWDEMEAEEERRIQERWRSLVEAEGVEVVRGLHRRRLEEVGEALKRLGLKPKAREVVRWQEVRTFRQALEALEERLYSFTQLVPEEVHEGIMPRLWAWAQGEFGDLDRPFSLERSFSLRATRMA from the coding sequence ATGCCCAAGGCCTCCGTGCGCATGGCTTACGCCTACGACCGCCTCCGGGCCTACCCGCCGGAGGTGGCAGGCCGCATCGCCACCGCCATAGGGAATGCCCTGGGGGTGCGGGGGGAGGAGGCGGTGCTCCTGGAGCTTGGGGTGGGTACCGGGCGCATCGCCCTGCCCCTCATCGCCCGGGGCTACCGCTACCTGGCCTTGGACAAGGATCCGGCCATGCTGGAGGTCTTCCGCCAGAAGGCGGCGGGGGTTATGCGCAAGGTGCGCCTCATAGAGGCCGACGCCCGGGCCATCCCCCTGCCCGACGAGAGCGTGCACGGGGTGATCGTGGTCCACCTCTGGCACCTCCTTCCCGACTGGCCCAGGGCCCTGGCGGAGGCCCTGAGGGTGCTGAAGCCGGGAGGGGTGCTTCTGGAAGGCTGGGATGAGATGGAGGCGGAGGAGGAGCGCAGGATCCAGGAAAGGTGGCGTTCCTTGGTGGAGGCGGAGGGCGTGGAGGTGGTGCGGGGCCTGCACAGAAGGCGGCTAGAGGAGGTGGGGGAAGCCCTAAAGCGGCTGGGCCTTAAGCCCAAGGCCCGGGAGGTGGTCCGCTGGCAGGAGGTGCGCACCTTCCGCCAGGCCCTCGAGGCCCTGGAGGAAAGGCTTTACTCCTTCACCCAGCTGGTTCCCGAGGAGGTGCACGAGGGCATCATGCCCAGGCTTTGGGCCTGGGCCCAAGGGGAGTTCGGCGATTTGGACCGGCCCTTCAGCCTCGAAAGGAGCTTCTCCTTGCGCGCCACCCGCATGGCCTGA
- a CDS encoding glucose-1-phosphate thymidylyltransferase translates to MKGLILAAGRGTRLRPLTHTRPKPVIRVAGRPILHYGLENLLQAGIEEIGVVVSPETEKDIREALSGYRVCYILQEEPQGLAHAVAVARDFLGQSPFVLYLGDNLFQKGIARFLQAFSPGVSAVIALVRVENPSQFGVAVLEGERILRLMEKPKEPPSDLAVAGVYVFTPEVLEVIEGLKPSARGEYEITDAIQGLIDRGRKVVGVEVEGWWKDTGRPQDLLDANRLILEELEPQVEGEVVESQLTGRVVVAKGARVLKSTVIGPAFIGEGALVEGAYIGPFTSLGPGAKVVRSEVEYSILEDHALLEDVTLRLQESILGVGAEVKSRDGLPRAHRLVLGDLSQVELA, encoded by the coding sequence GTGAAAGGGCTCATTTTGGCTGCCGGACGGGGCACGAGGCTCCGTCCCCTCACCCACACCAGGCCCAAGCCCGTGATCCGGGTGGCGGGAAGGCCCATCCTCCACTACGGCCTGGAGAACCTCCTGCAGGCGGGAATAGAGGAGATCGGGGTGGTGGTTTCCCCGGAAACGGAAAAGGACATCCGGGAGGCCCTTTCGGGCTACCGGGTGTGCTACATCCTGCAAGAGGAGCCCCAGGGCCTGGCCCATGCGGTGGCGGTGGCCCGCGATTTCCTGGGCCAAAGCCCCTTCGTCCTCTACCTGGGGGACAACCTCTTCCAAAAGGGGATCGCCCGCTTCCTCCAGGCCTTTTCCCCGGGGGTGAGTGCGGTGATCGCCCTGGTGCGGGTGGAAAACCCCAGCCAGTTCGGGGTGGCGGTGCTGGAGGGGGAAAGGATCCTACGCCTTATGGAAAAGCCCAAGGAACCCCCCTCGGACCTGGCGGTGGCCGGGGTCTACGTCTTCACCCCGGAGGTGCTGGAGGTCATCGAGGGGCTCAAGCCCTCCGCCCGGGGGGAGTACGAGATCACCGACGCCATCCAGGGCCTCATCGACCGGGGGAGGAAGGTGGTGGGCGTGGAGGTGGAGGGATGGTGGAAGGACACGGGCCGCCCCCAGGACCTCCTGGACGCCAACCGCCTCATCCTCGAGGAACTGGAACCCCAGGTGGAGGGGGAGGTGGTGGAAAGCCAGCTCACCGGGCGGGTGGTGGTGGCGAAGGGGGCTAGGGTTCTGAAAAGCACGGTGATCGGTCCCGCCTTCATCGGGGAGGGCGCCCTGGTGGAAGGAGCCTACATCGGGCCCTTCACCTCCCTCGGACCAGGGGCTAAGGTGGTGCGCTCGGAGGTGGAGTACTCCATCCTCGAGGACCACGCCCTCCTGGAGGACGTAACCCTGCGCCTGCAGGAGAGCATCCTGGGGGTAGGGGCAGAGGTGAAAAGCCGTGACGGCCTCCCCCGGGCCCACCGCCTGGTCCTGGGGGATCTCTCCCAGGTGGAGCTGGCCTGA
- a CDS encoding biotin--[acetyl-CoA-carboxylase] ligase, producing the protein MAGLLDLLTEAYQSGEALAQRLGVSRQAVSKEAKRLLAEGFPLEMGRKGYRIRPGTPLPHLFQPLGRLGRPYRYLGRVGSTQDVLRAWAEEGVAEGALVLAEVQERGRGRRGRRWESRPGESLTFSLLLRPTLPLPSMGLLPLLAGLALWRAVGVGGLKWPNDLLAPDGRKLAGVLLEAKAEGEEVAHVLLGVGVNVDWAPEGAAAIREFSSLSRREVLLAFLLQLENLLPLLENPEALLSLYREASYTLGQRVRVQTPRGVVEGVAEAVLPDGSLLVEGVRVGAGEVALVSPFRTGESDP; encoded by the coding sequence ATGGCCGGGCTCCTGGACCTCCTCACCGAGGCCTACCAAAGCGGCGAGGCCCTAGCCCAAAGGCTTGGGGTAAGCCGTCAGGCGGTCTCCAAGGAGGCGAAAAGGCTCCTCGCCGAGGGCTTCCCCCTGGAGATGGGCCGGAAGGGCTACCGCATCCGGCCCGGAACCCCCCTCCCCCACCTCTTCCAGCCCCTGGGGCGGCTGGGCCGGCCCTACCGCTACCTGGGGCGGGTGGGGAGCACCCAGGACGTCCTTAGGGCCTGGGCGGAGGAGGGGGTGGCGGAGGGGGCCCTGGTCCTGGCCGAGGTGCAGGAAAGGGGCCGGGGAAGGCGGGGAAGGCGCTGGGAAAGCCGCCCGGGGGAAAGCCTCACCTTCTCCCTTCTCCTCCGCCCCACCCTTCCCCTCCCCTCCATGGGCCTCCTTCCCCTCCTTGCCGGCCTGGCCCTTTGGCGGGCGGTGGGGGTGGGGGGGCTCAAGTGGCCCAACGATCTCCTGGCTCCAGACGGCAGGAAGCTGGCCGGGGTCCTCTTGGAGGCCAAGGCCGAGGGGGAGGAGGTGGCCCATGTCCTCCTGGGGGTGGGGGTGAACGTGGACTGGGCTCCCGAGGGGGCCGCCGCCATAAGGGAGTTCTCTTCCCTTTCCCGGCGGGAGGTGCTTTTGGCCTTCCTCCTCCAGCTGGAAAACCTCCTCCCCCTTCTGGAGAACCCGGAGGCCCTCCTCTCCCTCTACCGGGAGGCCTCCTACACCCTGGGCCAAAGGGTGCGGGTCCAAACCCCTAGGGGGGTGGTGGAGGGGGTAGCGGAGGCCGTCCTTCCCGACGGGAGCCTCCTGGTGGAGGGGGTGAGGGTGGGAGCAGGCGAGGTGGCCCTGGTATCCCCCTTCCGCACCGGGGAGTCCGACCCTTGA
- a CDS encoding DUF2203 domain-containing protein, which produces MFARIFTKEEADALLPEIQRVLSQMRQARKELSQVQARLPEARGLERRALEEEARFLLGSLEADARYLASLGVFLKDLDRGLVDFPARVGGEVVFLCWQEGEPEVAHYHPLAGGFAERRPLEGEANGPLPQASRPGETRPGA; this is translated from the coding sequence ATGTTTGCCCGCATCTTCACCAAGGAAGAGGCCGACGCCCTCTTGCCCGAGATCCAGCGGGTCCTCTCCCAGATGCGGCAGGCCCGGAAGGAGCTCTCCCAGGTGCAGGCCCGGCTTCCCGAAGCCCGGGGGCTGGAGCGGAGGGCCCTCGAGGAGGAAGCCCGCTTCCTCCTGGGCTCCCTGGAGGCCGACGCCCGTTACCTGGCCTCCTTGGGCGTCTTCCTCAAGGACCTGGACCGGGGCCTGGTGGACTTCCCCGCCCGGGTGGGCGGAGAGGTGGTCTTCCTCTGCTGGCAGGAAGGCGAGCCCGAGGTGGCCCACTACCATCCCTTGGCGGGGGGGTTTGCCGAACGGCGCCCCTTAGAGGGGGAGGCTAACGGCCCTCTTCCCCAGGCCTCCCGCCCCGGCGAAACTCGGCCAGGCGCTTAA
- a CDS encoding metallopeptidase family protein — protein sequence MTYEAFVALVERLWAEIPEAFKRELQGVHVLPQAKPEPGLKGVWRLGEYLDPGPPSAFRGFEGLGRHIALYYGSFQKVAGPGFDWEEEVWETLLHELRHHLESLAGRDDLVREDLKRLAEFRRGGRPGEEGR from the coding sequence ATGACCTACGAGGCCTTCGTGGCGCTGGTGGAAAGGCTTTGGGCGGAGATCCCTGAGGCCTTCAAGCGGGAGCTTCAGGGGGTGCACGTGCTTCCCCAGGCCAAGCCGGAGCCCGGGCTAAAGGGGGTGTGGCGGCTTGGGGAGTACCTGGACCCCGGCCCCCCTTCGGCCTTCCGGGGCTTTGAGGGGCTTGGGCGGCACATCGCCCTCTACTACGGCTCCTTCCAGAAGGTGGCGGGGCCGGGATTTGACTGGGAGGAAGAGGTCTGGGAAACCCTCCTCCACGAGCTTAGGCACCACCTGGAGTCCTTGGCGGGCCGCGACGACCTGGTGCGGGAGGACCTTAAGCGCCTGGCCGAGTTTCGCCGGGGCGGGAGGCCTGGGGAAGAGGGCCGTTAG
- a CDS encoding 23S rRNA (pseudouridine(1915)-N(3))-methyltransferase RlmH codes for MRLRVVAVGKPRLAYARLGVEEYALRIRRYAPLEVHFVKEAQDLLPRAAGHRKVVLDERGRLFTTEGLLEELRRFEGERVAFLVGGAEGYPEGVREGADLLLSLSPLTLQHELALLVLMEQLYRVLTLRAGHPYHRP; via the coding sequence GTGCGCCTTAGGGTGGTGGCGGTGGGCAAACCCAGGCTGGCCTACGCCCGGCTCGGGGTGGAGGAGTATGCCCTGCGCATCCGGAGATACGCTCCCCTCGAGGTCCACTTCGTCAAGGAGGCCCAGGACCTCCTTCCCAGAGCGGCAGGCCACCGCAAGGTGGTCCTGGACGAAAGGGGCAGGCTTTTTACCACGGAGGGGCTTTTGGAGGAGCTGAGGCGCTTTGAGGGGGAACGGGTGGCCTTCTTGGTGGGGGGTGCCGAGGGGTACCCTGAGGGGGTACGGGAGGGGGCCGACCTCCTCCTTTCCCTTTCCCCCCTCACCCTGCAGCACGAGCTGGCCCTTTTGGTGCTCATGGAGCAGCTTTACCGGGTCCTCACCCTGAGGGCCGGGCACCCTTACCATCGGCCATGA